The sequence below is a genomic window from Cryptosporangium minutisporangium.
GCTGAAGGGCCTGCCGGACGTCGTGACGAACGTCTGGCCGCAGACGATCGTGCAGACCTGCATCGTCCACCTGATCCGCAACACGTTCCGGCTGGCGGCCCGCCAGTACTGGGACGAACTCAAACGCGACATCAAGCCCATCTACACCGCGGTCAACGCCACCGCCGCCAGGGCGGCGTTCGACGAACTGGCCGAGAAATGGGGCCGGAAGTATCCCGCGCTGATCAGGCTCTGGGACAACGCCTGGGAGGAGTTCATCCCGTTCCTCGACTACGACGTCGAGATCCGCACCGTGCTGTGTTCCACGAACGCGATCGAGTCGTTGAATGCCCGCTACCGGCGGGCGATCAAAGCCCGCGGGCAC
It includes:
- a CDS encoding transposase encodes the protein LKGLPDVVTNVWPQTIVQTCIVHLIRNTFRLAARQYWDELKRDIKPIYTAVNATAARAAFDELAEKWGRKYPALIRLWDNAWEEFIPFLDYDVEIRTVLCSTNAIESLNARYRRAIKARGHFPTEQAALKCLYLVTRSLDPTGTGRARWAMRWKPALNAFAITFGDRFPAAETY